A window of the Gemmatimonadaceae bacterium genome harbors these coding sequences:
- a CDS encoding ATP-binding protein, which yields MVSLGALAPAADAQHAVRQTHVLILYQQQAETRPMVEFGQQLRRALRVELGSPVQFYQEALDFDRFTGREHSSPLKNYFDDKYGRFGIDVIVPVGSRALRFAIDHLRDVVPNAPIVFALCAAPQTDPELLPAGVTGRLAAASRFESTLSFARTLQPDAARVVVIGGAGSADSIAVSAAIGAAAAQRDPLPIVVLQGLALDTLLRRVHEIPRRSIVIFANYRQDGRGDAFEPLDIIGSIARATPAPMYTQLKSYVGEGVVGGAVTRFDDEGALTARLVARVLHRRPGAPMPPVEAIGNSYVVDTRQLRRWALAGDRLLPGTELLFREPTLWQRYRTPVLFALGIMATELLLIGALLVERRRRKHAQSQADERRRYADETRRRIAKMERLAAIGELGATISHELRQPLAAIRTNAETGAKLMNRGAGAVADERELCREIFTDIIADDQRASAIIKRVRALVRGEDLSSRPIDVNDVCRMAARLLRHEAQDRGVELVLSLDPRLPLFASDSVQLQQVVLNLALNALHAAESSADPRVTIATRARDDDIEIAVHDSGPGIPLDVRQHLFDSFFTTKPDGLGLGLAIVRSIVERHQGRVHADNAEGGGATFRVVMPRNDRMRSVAEARRPAVTRSASSVSSVSSVSSDLVRLAFRE from the coding sequence GTGGTCTCGCTTGGCGCTCTCGCGCCGGCGGCAGACGCGCAGCACGCGGTGCGTCAAACGCACGTTTTGATATTGTATCAGCAGCAGGCCGAAACGCGACCGATGGTCGAGTTTGGCCAGCAACTGCGCCGTGCGCTTCGGGTCGAGCTGGGGTCGCCCGTCCAGTTTTACCAGGAAGCGCTGGACTTCGATCGTTTCACCGGACGCGAGCACTCGTCGCCGCTGAAGAACTACTTCGACGACAAGTACGGACGGTTCGGGATCGACGTCATCGTGCCGGTCGGCAGCCGTGCGTTGCGATTCGCGATCGATCATTTGCGGGACGTCGTGCCGAATGCCCCGATCGTGTTCGCACTGTGCGCCGCGCCGCAAACGGATCCGGAGTTGTTGCCCGCTGGTGTGACCGGCCGTCTTGCCGCCGCGTCGCGGTTTGAATCCACCTTGTCGTTCGCGCGCACTCTTCAGCCGGACGCGGCGCGCGTCGTCGTGATTGGCGGCGCCGGCTCGGCCGACTCGATAGCCGTGTCGGCCGCGATCGGTGCCGCGGCGGCTCAACGCGATCCGTTGCCGATCGTCGTGCTGCAAGGGCTCGCGCTCGATACGCTGCTTCGTCGAGTGCACGAGATACCGCGGCGCTCGATCGTCATCTTCGCCAACTATCGCCAGGACGGGCGTGGCGACGCGTTCGAACCGCTGGATATCATCGGCAGCATCGCGCGCGCGACTCCCGCGCCGATGTACACGCAGTTGAAGAGCTACGTTGGTGAGGGCGTCGTTGGGGGCGCGGTCACGCGGTTCGATGACGAAGGCGCTCTCACGGCGCGGCTCGTTGCTCGCGTCCTTCACCGCCGGCCCGGCGCGCCGATGCCGCCCGTCGAAGCGATCGGCAACAGCTACGTCGTGGACACGCGACAACTTCGGCGCTGGGCACTCGCCGGGGATCGGCTGCTTCCAGGAACGGAATTGCTGTTTCGAGAGCCGACGCTGTGGCAACGCTACCGAACGCCGGTGCTGTTCGCGCTTGGCATCATGGCTACGGAACTGCTGCTCATCGGCGCATTGCTGGTGGAGCGGCGGCGGCGCAAGCATGCGCAATCGCAGGCGGACGAACGCCGGCGGTACGCGGATGAAACGAGGCGGCGCATCGCGAAGATGGAGCGGCTGGCTGCCATCGGCGAGCTCGGGGCGACGATTTCACACGAGCTTCGGCAACCACTCGCCGCCATTCGCACGAACGCCGAGACCGGCGCAAAGTTGATGAACCGCGGCGCCGGCGCGGTCGCCGACGAACGCGAGCTGTGCCGCGAGATCTTCACGGATATCATCGCGGACGATCAGCGCGCGTCCGCGATCATCAAACGCGTCCGGGCTCTGGTGCGCGGGGAAGATCTGTCGTCGCGGCCCATCGATGTCAACGACGTGTGTCGCATGGCGGCGCGCCTGCTCCGACACGAGGCGCAGGATCGCGGCGTCGAGCTCGTGTTGTCGCTCGATCCACGGCTGCCTCTGTTCGCCAGCGATAGCGTTCAGTTGCAACAGGTGGTGCTGAACCTCGCGCTGAATGCCCTCCACGCCGCGGAGTCGTCGGCCGATCCTCGCGTCACGATCGCTACGCGTGCCCGCGACGACGACATCGAGATCGCCGTTCACGACAGCGGCCCCGGAATTCCGCTCGATGTCAGGCAGCACCTCTTTGATTCGTTCTTTACGACGAAGCCGGACGGCCTTGGCCTGGGGCTCGCGATCGTGCGATCGATCGTCGAGCGGCATCAGGGACGAGTGCACGCCGACAACGCTGAGGGCGGCGGAGCAACGTTCCGCGTCGTGATGCCTCGGAACGATCGAATGCGATCGGTCGCCGAAGCACGCCGGCCCGCGGTAACGCGCTCGGCATCGTCGGTATCGTCGGTATCGTCCGTATCGAGCGACCTCGTTCGACTGGCGTTTCGCGAATGA
- a CDS encoding response regulator gives MTNSWVAIIDDHESLRSSLARAFRLEGIRVESFASAEDFVGRATPTVPVCMVLDMQLPHMSGHELMHFLEREQPPLPPTVLITGHDDLLGTLDDCCTPYGRLRKPFEIDALLALVLPLMQASDA, from the coding sequence ATGACGAATTCCTGGGTGGCCATCATCGACGACCACGAGTCGCTGCGGTCGTCGCTTGCGCGCGCGTTTCGCCTCGAGGGAATTCGCGTGGAAAGCTTCGCCTCCGCGGAAGACTTTGTCGGTCGCGCGACGCCGACCGTTCCGGTGTGCATGGTGCTCGACATGCAGTTGCCTCACATGAGCGGCCACGAGCTCATGCACTTTCTCGAGCGAGAGCAACCGCCGCTGCCGCCGACGGTGCTCATCACCGGCCACGATGATTTGTTGGGGACGCTCGACGACTGTTGCACGCCGTACGGGCGTTTGCGGAAGCCGTTCGAGATCGACGCGTTGCTGGCGCTCGTGCTGCCGTTGATGCAAGCGTCCGACGCATGA